The genome window AGTATTTAAAATGTCATGCTTATCACACAGTGgatgcttaaaaaaatatagggtgaagtaatatatatgtatatatataattgtataaatgcatatgtgtgtatgtacatatagctgtatgtacatgtatgcatgtacatgtatttacatataattgatgtatatatataatgggtttatgtatatacataacaTCTTAGGTACTTTACTAGGTGCTGAGCAAGGCAAATAAAACACAGTTTCTATATTCACGTAGTCCATAATCTAGTGGCAGAAGAGATGTTGAGACCTTCATAAAGGACATACCTCTTTTCTCTACTAACGGAACTCTGTAAGCAGCAATAGGGCTCTCATTTATTATTGCTTAAGACAGGTTCAGAAGTGCAAACCTGGATATAAAAAGAAGGAGATCAAGAGGTTGTATGTTTAAATACAAATGGAGAActtgaaaagggagaaatcaggTTCAAGGGAGTTATGATAATGGGTCTACAGAAAAgtaataagaaagagaaagaaattacatggaaataagttaaattttatcaaacTGAAGGATAAAGCCAATCATGAGCCATCTCCTTGGCTGGTCTAAGCATTTATTCCAGCTCAAGGGTCTATAATTATCTAACTTCCAATTAGTCCAGGCTATTGTAATGAATTGTGAGTAGCTCTGTAAGGACTGGGAGGAGGCTATTAAGCACATAATGTTTGTCTTCCCAAAACTAATCGATGAAGTAGGGAGGCAAAGTACCTCTGCCTCTTATCTGTCTGTTCCTTAGCAATGGTCATCAGAGAAGCCCTGCATATGCAGGATATGTGAATTAGAAATCACTGTGAAGGCAAGTATAGTTAGGTCGGGGTTGAGTTCCTTGAAATTCTTCAAGTATGGATTCTTCTGCATCGTTGATGGAAATGGTTTCTAAGTGTAATGTGTATCAGAAAATTCTTGGGGAGTTTATTAGCATGAAAATGACCATACGACATCAAGGATTTAATTAACAAGGTAGAGGATGGTCCCTGGAATATGCAATTAAGAACACAGAAGATATAAGTTGTCTTAAGAATATGTTTTGAGAAGCAATGGCTTATACTAATGTCATTATTACCTTTAAGAGAGAATTCTGAGATGATACAATTGGAGTGATATCTTGAAAGTGGAGTTTCATTTCTGTGATTATAATTGAGAAAAAAGGACACCTTTTCTGGATGGACCCAACATGTGGCCCAACAGTAGTTCCAGTTCCTTTCTGTTGACTGGTTTTCCAGGCTTGGAGGCAGTTCACCACTGGATTTCCACACCCTTCTTTTTCATCTACATCTTTATCCTTCTAGGCAACAGCACCCTCCTTCTTCTTATTAAGGAGGACCACAACCTTCATGAGCCTATGTACTATTTCCTGGCCATGCTGGCAGCCACAGACCTAGGGTTGACATTGACCACAATGCCCACGGTGCTGAGAGTCCTCTGGTTGGATCACAGGGAGATTGGAAAAGTGGCCTGTTTTTCTCAAGCCTACTTTATACACTCACTTGCCTTTGTAGAGTCTGGTGTTTTGCTTGCTATGGCCTATGATCGTTTTATAGCCATTTGCAACCCCCTTAGATATACTTCTATACTCACTAATAATCAAGTGCTGAAAATTGGGCTGGGAGTTCTGATGAGGGGGTTTGTATCTGTTATCCCTCCAATTTTACCCCTATACTTTTTCCCCTATTGCCATTCCCATGTCCTCTCCCATGCATTCTGCCTTCACCAGGATGTCATCAAACTGGCCTGTGCTGATACCACCTTCAATCGCCTGTATCCAGTTGTGCTTGTAGTCCTTATATTTGTGCTGGATTCTCTGATTATCCTCATCTCCTATGTGTTGATACTCAAGAGTGTCCTGAGGATTGCCTCCAAAGTGGAGAGGGCCAAGACCCTTAATACCTGTGTCTCCCATATCTGCTGTGTCTTGGTTTTCTATGTCACAGTGATTGGATTGTCTCTGATTCATCGGTTTGGGAAGCAGGTCCCACATATTGTCCACCTCACTATGAgctacatatattttcttttccctccactAATGAATCCTATCATCTATAGTGTCAAAACCAAGCAGATTCAGAGTGGCATTCTTCACCTTTTTACTACACATAGAGTTGAAGCATGATCTCTGACCATCATAGTTCCTCACACAGAATGTGAGAACTCTGGGTTTGGCAGAGGAGCAAAAAAGTCTCATATCAAACACCCATGATCAGATATCTTGTTAAAATAATTGTGAAAGTAGAACTACAATTGGCCCTACATTATCTCTGTAAACTCAAGTCTTTGGTCTAAACTAATTTGTGCaattttttaggagaaaatttGTGTGTACTGTTTGCCACTCAATTTCTGTGATAACAAAGGTGTGTCCTTTTAAAGGTATGTCTGtaatgtatctaaaatatattttggggggttAAGAAGATGGTGGACAGGAACAGAGTTGTAAGGATATAAAATAATAGTTAGTTTTCATAGAATAAAGTTTGTCTATTTATAGCTAATCCAATCTAACTCCCATGAATTGCCCCACAGATGTTCACACAATTTTGGCAACCTGTATGTTTGGCAACTGATGGTCTGGAATTTTCCTGTAAAGAAGTATGAATTCTTCCTCACTGAGTGTTATAATCACTTATCAGCCCAAACATATCATTGATGTCTCCCCTCTCCATCAAATGATCATGAATTTGTCTCAAGAACTATAAGCTTATATTTATTTCCCAAGACAGCACCTACTTAAGAAAACTCATTTGTGATAAGAGGAACCAAGtataaaagagaggaaacagacaTCCCCATACTCCTTTGCTTTATTCCTTCATTCTTATTCTACTACTCCAACTTTAGCTGTGGTGTTGGTACCATCTCCAGAACATATACCAGTAGTTAAGTGGAAGAGAtggtttcctttccctccttttacTATGAAAAGGCTTGAGGGACAGAAGGAATAGATTTCTACATTTTGATTGAAATTTTCTGATGAGTTGGGAAGGGATTGAAGGGACTGCCACTCAAGTCAAAAATAGCCTCCAAGAGTGGAGGCTGTGTTTTCATTAgggcaaagaaggaagaaagtgagCCAGGAGAAGGAATATATAGAAGAGGCTATGACGTGATTGGTGCTTTCTCCAGATCACTTTACAGAACTGTGCACCCTCTCCTTGTTCCTGAGAGTGTTAGCTGCTCATCACTCACATTTGCTGCTTTCTTCAGGCTATTATTCTCAAGTCAATCAGAATTGCTTCACCAAGATTATAACCCCGGCTTTCCTGGAGGCAGCCCACAGGTGAATACCAACTCTTTCCCTTCTAAAGCTAAACTCCACCTGGGACTATATCCTTGCCCATCTCCTTCCCCTATTTACCCTGTTGTTTCTTACTCCCTGTCTCTAGACAGTGTCATTAATAAATTGCATACATCTCCATCCTTGTCTCAGGTTTTGCTTACAGGGCCCAAGAAAACCTACAACTCTgatctctttccattttcatcaAGAGATTTAACTGTGATATGATTGAacttataaaaagagagaagctatatgttttattcacttttttcatCCTTATCACTTGATGATATCTAAGTAACACAACTTGAATACTAaactctgtgtttgtgtgtgtgtgtgtgtgtgtgtgtgtgcacacaagcaaCACACATTTGATGGTAAGTTACATTCTGTTTCCCATTGTTCATTTCCCCAAAATACAGGAAATGAAAGCTAAAAAAATGCAGGCAAGCAAATCTGGTTGACCATTTGGTCAATGATTAATGAAATGATTGCCCCtgtttaaaaaagttatttcttatttgcaagtaattgaagaaacaaattcatttaaaagaggccaaaaggggaaaacagaaatgGGGAAACCAGGGAGGAGACTAAAGGAATACTTCAATTTATCTATATAAAGGAACTACAAATGACTGCAATCCACCCagacatttattttactttaaaatctattttatgaaTCAATATAAGCATATCATTTCCTTGGGTGTATGTTACTGTCATCACAACATTTAGTTTCCTATAGATCTCACATAGGTGTATCTGTTATAAAATATGGGGTACTAAAAACAACCTATTTGCAACAGTATATCCCAGGAAACACTGCAAATATGTTTTGTATTCATAAGCAAGGTGGACCTCAGAGTGGTCTGTTGGACCAATGCACCAACCCATCAATGAATCTCCATCAGTGAATCTCTATCAGGACAGCTTGGTGAAGTCTGAAATTTAGCTTATCATCactgaatacttaaaaaaaaagaacttgtatgGGGTTATGATGGGAAGACTTCATGATAAATAAATTCACTAGTGCCTATTGAGATGAATAATCAGCACATAGTTATAGGAGATCTAAGGTTTATAAGAACATATATTAGGAAAAAACCTTTGCCagtatcattttctctcttccaaagAGTGTTATAAGTACATAAcataaactataatttaaaagataatctACCATAAGGATACTGAATTTGAGATAGGAATTCATTCTTCTGGATGAAACACAAAATCCAgtgataaaaatgattaaaagatgataaaaatgaaaaaaaaaagataaataaaaatgaaaaaatgattaaaaaatgataaaaaagagagTCTGAAATATTAGAGATACATTGAAAAGACTAATCTGATCTAAAAAGTCAGCAGATTATTCCTCttgcaaatataaaatgaactaaTGACAAGTGAGAGGTATATGAATTCATTCTGTTAATCAATAAATAATTGCTGGATTTTTTCTGAGATGATGCAGATTTTACAGGGTAAATGAAAGGAGAGTATTTATAGTAGGTTTTAGATTAAATTAGATATTCAGAGCTATTAGAGATGTTCAAAGGACCTAGGGGACCTCTATATCCAATTATGTCAATTTTTGCTTTGTAGCCTAAATCCTCAGAAAGTATCATTGTTATGAATAAGCTcataaacaaaatgtattcttATGGGAAACTTAGAAGTCTATGCCCCTATAGTTCTATGGCTTGTCACCAAGCTGACAGATGGTAAGAATAGTAAAAAAGCACCATAAAGTTGGGTCAGATGAGATAGAGCCttgagaggaaaaatttaaaagattggaTCAGCATGGACTAGAGTGGGATGCTGAAGGCTAACAGATATATGtcatagaaaaatgtttctatttttcatagaaaaaaaattttctatttttcaaagaaaaagaaggttttTAACATCAACACAAGCTTGTTCaacaaatagcaaaaacaaaaacaaaatcctaggAAAAAGAATTCTCTGAATCCTTAGTGAAGGTATTTAGATGCCTGAATTTTACCTTCATATATGTTATAAGtaacatatatgttataaatatatgttataaatataaatatggtaGAAATAGGACTTAAACTGCATGACACAGGAACTCTGGTCCATTGCTGAGGAATGGTAGGTAAGGccagaggaaaatattttaactcaAAAGGTAAGATATTTTTACTGATGAGGCTGTATGAATATCTTCAAAACATATATTCTCATGAAGATTGAGCTCTGTAACCCAGAAGGAGACAGGAACTGACTGTATCACCCTTGCCAGGAAGTACTGCATCAAAGAAAGGCTTTTCATTACATGAGATGGAGGTTCTTCCAAAGCCAATAGATGATGCTACTGTGGTCCTATACTTATGAGGCAGTGTTGTAGGAATATGAAAGGAATGAATAAGGTTTGGAAAACACATACATGACAGAGATATAATGGCCACTTAAGAAAATGATGCCCCACTCACCTCCTCCCAGTGCTCCCAAACCTGGCTGCTTAGAGTGTTGGTTGATATGGGCTAACAGCTGCTCCCGTTCTCCAGGGATTTGTCCTATGCCTTACATGGAAAGTTATCCTGACTAGAGTATCTTGCAGCAGATGGAAATTTAGAAGTGATTATCTtactaaaatgaaatgagatagcaagtcatgaaaagacagagCGGACTAAATCTAATCACACGAgcccttaaaagaaaagattttttactaatggcaaaaaaaaaaaaaaaaaaaaattaaactagtgGTAGAACGATAACCCAAAATGATTCAATGTTTGAGAATACCTTCATTAAGATTCTAGAGGAAGTGGTGCTTCCAGGAATGGAGTTATACACAGGTAAGGAGCTCTGTGGACGAGAGGGTAAATCTTCCTACTGACGAAACATGGGGAAAGCTTGAAATCATGTTTCAAGGTACTCACTATGTTAATTCATTTTCAGTTCACAATATGGCTCTCCCAAATCAAGTCATCCTAAGTATGCATTTAGTACAGCTTTCAGGGAAAGGAAATTCAGACTCAAGTCATTCTCAGAGACTGACTCCTAATCATGACTTCCCAAATTCTACTGACTTTCAGAAAGACTTATGGACTGAGGAAGGTTCAGGTGGAACTTAAGTGAATCTGAAATGTCAGAAACCAGAATGTTACCTACGTGGTTTAACACATTGCACCCATCCTCATTTTAAAGTCTCACAGTTGGTCGAAGCTCTAGGACAAATTTAGGAGACAAAGctaagacaagacaagacaagacaaggcAGTTCATCAGATCCATATCCACCCCAGAATATGAATACAGTCCTTTCAAGTCAAGAACGAATTATCAGAGGATAATTCTCCATGTCCACTACTTCACTTCATCATTACTTAAagtaaaagaagattttttttacttgatattTATGGTTCCAAACACAAGAACTGTGATCTCTGGATAAGACTTACTAAGAGGAAGATATAAATCTTACTGTTTGAAAGAATTTACCAGTAAGTGAGACTCATTTGTGAGATAATATCACTTTAAAAAGGCATATATgaaaaagtataataataataagtgatCTCATTTGAAACCAAAGGAAGGTAATTGTCAGAGAATTATCAAACTTCATCTAAGTTTAGTGAGATTACTTGCTCCCAGATTCAGGAATGGCAAAGCCAAATGCAATTTTGATGTTATCTTCTCTATTCAGGTGGGGATCAGAAAGCACAAAGGTGATTTGATAGCATGATTTCCATCTGCTAGATAAAGCTACGATTCGGCTTCCTGTCTGTAGTGACAATGTGGAGTTACGGGGCACAGCTCTGGGGGCCCTCATCCTTCCGTAGAAGGCCAGGAGAAGATATCCCAGAAGCTTAATTATCCAGCAGCCAAAGGGACCCTGGGGAAGCATTTTTCTATACAAATAACTTCACCAATTAATCCTATTAGAGGTCATCAAAGATAACATTTGCATCAGGTTCTATATCAAGACCAGAGTTACCTCTCCCCTTAGCTCCTGGTGCACCatgaaagaaaggatgagatGGAGATAAtagagaagaaattgaagataactgCTCTTCTTGGACTCCTCTTCCTTCATGCAGATATTGCAAGATGGTGAATACAGGAGAGGGGAAAGCTGTGTGTATGCATGGACTGGGTTGTGTCTAGTGTAAAAGATTGCCCCATAAAAGTTCAACTCCCTAGGACATACTGACTCCCCAAGATACCcagtgcatttttgttttgtcttcttttgttattgtttgaaATTACGGGTGCATATGTGAATAATCAAGAGATCCAGGTTGCTACCTAGACTTTCTTGTTAGCCCAAAGCTATCAAGAGTATTTTTCCTACAGTAGGAATATTCTTTGgaagaggcaagcagaggaagagggactgaTTTTGAGAGCACAGTTTCAAAGCAGGGTCACATAACATACAGGTTTCAGTATCACATCTTTCCCTCCTCTTGGTGCTATTCTCaatgttcagttttctttctcaCACATCTCCTTATGTAacctttctgtcctttctttcatcttctttgtgCTTTATACCTTTGGTAATTTGACTAATTCTCAGTTATAGGACAAAActgtatgtgtttgtgttcttACCTTAATGCTTATCCTTATGAGTTGTTGTTCCTTTAAGTCTTAGGAATGATCATAGTGTAAGAACTCCACTGGGGGTAAGATACAATCAAGACTGGTCAGGAATGTCCACCATTGAGAAAATAGTGGAGTCTGGAGGGCTTGCTGATGACCATATATGCAGGGTGTTGGTGAGTTGCTGGTGACTCTTAACTGGACAtttgtttggggaaaaaacaaaaaaaaaactgcttcaaTCAGCAGCTTACACATTTGTCAATTAGTGTATCAGTAAGTCAATttcaaaattgaaattgaaattgaaattcaatttccAATTGAAATTCCAGTTTCAATTGGAAGTCAATTTCAATACATAAATTAGCTTAATTATCAGCTCACCAGGCAGTTAGCATGTCACCATGTTAAAAATAAGACCATTGATATTTCATTAATGACCTGATCATCTATGTCAAAATCTGTCATTGTTTCCAGGAAGACTGATCTGGTCCTATAACACTCAATAAAGAAAGCAACGTTAGCATTGGATGGAAAATGACATCCATGTTTTAATTGGAATGAATTAATTAGAGCCCTTAGTTCTGAAAGACTGGTAATAAAgtgtaaaagacaaaaaaatttacattaaggTTTAGGCTAGAGCATGGGTGATGGGGAAGAAACATATGGAACTTAGCTACAGGGAAGGGGCAAAGTGAGGGATGAGATTTAaacccaataaaaatataatggacataagaagaaggaaataggaaaatgaaaggatggaGATAACATCTAGCTGAATCCTAGGTGCATGTGCAAGAAAGGCAGACATCACTAGACGTGCCTAGCCAAAGCCAACCAGAATTAGCTGAACCATGTATATGAGTCAAAAGTAAttgagactatgggctctgaaaaacaacctgagggtcttgaaggggcgggggatgggaggttgggggaacaaggtggtgggtgttagggagggcacgtattgcatggagcactgggtgtggtgcaaaaacaatgaatgctgttaggctgaaaagaaatttaaaaaatatgtaattgtgTAATGTAAGCCACTGACATTGCACAGTGCTTTttcatgtggtatttttttttcgtTAGCTAATTGACACAATAAGTAACTTGCATTAACTCTTCAAATATTAGTTCAATATTTAATGCTAGtacattcattttctattgctgtgtaataaaTGACCACGAACTGCACTGCTCACATTTGTTTATAATACAACCGTTCTGTAGCTCAGAGTGTGGTAGGCGTCAGTGGTTCTCCACTTAGGCTTTCATGGCCACCATCAAGGTGATGGCTGGGCTAGGAAAGAATGCACTTCCAAAGGCATTCACATTGTTGGCAGAATGTATTTCCTTGGCACTAAGAATGATGTCCTTGCTTTTTGGAGGTGGTCAGTCCCACTCCTAGGGACTGCCTGAATTCTATCTCATGTGGACCCCTAAATCTTCAAACTAGTAACTATGCTTCTCAGGCTTTGAATCATTTTGGGTTACCATTCCACCACTAGTTTAAATTTTTTGCTAgtgaaaaatc of Mustela nigripes isolate SB6536 chromosome 1, MUSNIG.SB6536, whole genome shotgun sequence contains these proteins:
- the LOC132011466 gene encoding olfactory receptor 51B5-like; protein product: MWPNSSSSSFLLTGFPGLEAVHHWISTPFFFIYIFILLGNSTLLLLIKEDHNLHEPMYYFLAMLAATDLGLTLTTMPTVLRVLWLDHREIGKVACFSQAYFIHSLAFVESGVLLAMAYDRFIAICNPLRYTSILTNNQVLKIGLGVLMRGFVSVIPPILPLYFFPYCHSHVLSHAFCLHQDVIKLACADTTFNRLYPVVLVVLIFVLDSLIILISYVLILKSVLRIASKVERAKTLNTCVSHICCVLVFYVTVIGLSLIHRFGKQVPHIVHLTMSYIYFLFPPLMNPIIYSVKTKQIQSGILHLFTTHRVEA